One window of Nisaea sp. genomic DNA carries:
- a CDS encoding PfkB family carbohydrate kinase — MQASARDKIKPISELSEIAEKIRSSGRKIAHAHGTFDLLHMGHVRHLEQARREGDVLIVTVTADEHVHKGPGRPVFTDQLRAEMLAALEYVSWVGVNHDVSAEQVIHAIKPDAYIKGSDYVDAEQDVTGKIVDERNAVESHGGRLVFTSDITFSSSELINRHIDVFEPEVRDYLDQVRQTVGLQQLLDLIESIKDMRVLIIGDTILDEYQYVSPSGQPSKENIMSTRYQDIELFAGGVIAAANHVASFCKQVDIITCLGEDDPRENFIKKQCHENVNVIPVYRPNAPTTRKVRFVDNSYLRKLFEVQFIEDSPLPPDTLEILHGKIAELAPHYDVVMAADFGHGLITGSTINLICETAPFLAINAQTNSANRGYNLVTKYPRADYLCIDAPEARLAVGDRFTDLANIAQHVLPKRIDCGRMILTHGRHGCVAYDAGRPVTQIPAFTRRIVDTMGAGDAFFSITSPLAKVGTDIADIGLIGNIAGAIKVGIVGHRDSVSKVSVVKALTALLK; from the coding sequence ATGCAGGCATCAGCGAGAGATAAGATCAAACCTATCTCCGAACTCTCTGAGATAGCGGAGAAAATCAGGTCGTCTGGGCGGAAAATCGCTCATGCCCACGGCACCTTCGATTTGCTGCATATGGGGCATGTCCGACACCTTGAGCAGGCCCGCCGTGAGGGCGACGTACTGATTGTAACCGTGACCGCCGACGAGCATGTCCATAAGGGGCCGGGCCGTCCGGTCTTCACCGATCAACTCCGGGCGGAGATGCTGGCCGCGCTCGAATATGTCAGTTGGGTCGGGGTCAATCACGACGTGTCGGCAGAGCAAGTGATCCATGCGATCAAGCCGGATGCCTACATCAAGGGCTCGGATTATGTCGATGCGGAGCAGGACGTCACCGGCAAGATTGTCGATGAACGCAACGCCGTCGAAAGCCATGGCGGACGGCTTGTCTTCACCAGCGACATCACCTTCAGCTCGAGCGAACTGATCAACCGGCATATCGATGTCTTCGAGCCGGAAGTCCGCGATTACCTGGACCAAGTCCGGCAGACGGTCGGGTTGCAGCAGCTGCTCGACCTGATCGAGAGCATCAAGGACATGCGCGTCCTGATCATCGGCGACACGATCCTGGACGAGTACCAGTATGTCTCGCCGTCGGGGCAACCCTCCAAAGAAAACATCATGTCCACGCGCTATCAGGACATCGAGCTGTTCGCGGGCGGCGTGATCGCGGCCGCCAATCACGTTGCAAGTTTCTGCAAGCAGGTCGATATCATCACCTGTCTCGGCGAAGACGACCCGCGCGAGAACTTTATCAAGAAGCAGTGCCATGAGAATGTGAACGTCATCCCCGTCTATCGGCCGAATGCGCCGACGACGCGGAAGGTGCGTTTCGTCGACAACAGCTATCTGCGCAAGCTGTTCGAGGTCCAGTTCATCGAAGACTCGCCCTTGCCGCCGGACACACTGGAGATCCTGCATGGCAAGATCGCCGAGCTCGCGCCGCATTATGATGTGGTCATGGCTGCCGATTTCGGGCACGGACTGATCACCGGAAGCACCATAAATCTGATCTGCGAGACAGCGCCGTTCCTGGCGATCAACGCCCAGACCAACAGCGCCAACAGAGGCTACAATCTGGTCACCAAATATCCGCGTGCCGACTATCTCTGCATTGATGCGCCTGAGGCCCGGCTGGCTGTCGGCGATCGCTTCACCGATCTTGCCAACATCGCGCAGCATGTGCTGCCGAAACGGATCGATTGTGGCCGGATGATCCTGACACATGGCCGCCATGGCTGTGTCGCCTACGATGCCGGCAGGCCCGTGACACAGATCCCGGCCTTTACCCGCCGCATCGTCGATACCATGGGCGCCGGCGACGCGTTTTTCTCGATAACGTCTCCCCTGGCGAAAGTTGGAACGGATATTGCTGATATCGGCCTGATAGGAAACATCGCCGGTGCCATCAAGGTCGGCATCGTCGGACACCGGGATTCGGTGAGTAAAGTCAGTGTGGTCAAGGCGTTGACCGCACTTTTGAAATAG
- a CDS encoding DegT/DnrJ/EryC1/StrS family aminotransferase, giving the protein MPDTSVTLSPIPYVDIGAQFAQERDELMPVIEEILRSGMYVGGPWNDKLEEALAERCGTKHAIALNSGTDALILSLAALGIGRGDEVITPPNSFVASTAVIAHVGATPIFADVLPDQNIDPAEIEKKITPKTKAIMPVHLTGRVSDMGPIREIADRHGLAIIEDAAQSIGSLYDGRPSGSLGDAGCFSAHPLKNLNACGDAGFLTTDRDDIAEFARLYRNHGLVDRNTVARFGSVSRMDQIQAAILHFRLGKMDDLIERRRKNAALYRELLDPSLAFSPPCRDVEFNSFHTFVIQVNRRDDLQAHLSSLGIGTAIHYPVPIHLQPAAAYLGHAAGDFPVTELQSQRIITLPIHQNLTEAEIHRVANAVNSFLATAA; this is encoded by the coding sequence ATGCCGGATACGAGTGTGACACTTTCGCCGATCCCCTATGTCGATATCGGCGCCCAGTTTGCGCAGGAACGCGACGAGCTCATGCCTGTGATCGAGGAGATCCTCCGCAGCGGCATGTATGTCGGCGGCCCGTGGAATGACAAACTCGAGGAGGCATTGGCGGAACGCTGCGGCACGAAGCACGCAATCGCGTTGAACTCCGGAACCGACGCCCTGATCCTGTCTCTCGCCGCGCTCGGAATCGGCCGTGGTGACGAAGTGATCACACCACCCAACTCCTTCGTCGCGTCGACTGCGGTCATCGCCCATGTCGGGGCGACACCCATCTTCGCCGACGTGCTGCCCGACCAGAATATCGACCCTGCTGAGATCGAGAAGAAGATCACGCCGAAGACCAAGGCCATCATGCCGGTGCATCTGACGGGACGCGTTTCAGACATGGGACCCATCCGCGAGATTGCCGACCGGCACGGTCTGGCAATCATCGAAGATGCGGCCCAGTCCATTGGTTCGCTCTATGACGGCAGGCCGAGTGGATCTCTCGGCGATGCCGGCTGCTTTTCGGCGCATCCGCTGAAGAACCTGAATGCCTGTGGCGATGCCGGCTTCCTGACTACAGACCGGGACGATATCGCTGAATTCGCGCGGCTCTACCGCAATCACGGCTTGGTCGACCGCAACACGGTGGCCCGTTTCGGCTCTGTCTCCCGGATGGACCAGATCCAGGCAGCCATTCTCCATTTCAGGCTCGGCAAGATGGATGACCTGATCGAACGGCGCCGGAAAAACGCGGCACTCTATCGGGAATTGCTCGATCCCTCTCTTGCCTTCTCCCCGCCCTGCCGGGACGTGGAATTCAACAGTTTCCACACTTTCGTCATCCAGGTTAATCGTCGGGACGACTTGCAGGCGCATCTCTCCAGCCTCGGTATCGGCACGGCAATCCATTATCCGGTGCCGATCCATCTGCAGCCGGCCGCGGCCTATCTGGGCCACGCGGCAGGGGATTTCCCGGTGACCGAATTGCAGTCCCAGCGGATCATCACACTGCCGATCCACCAGAACCTGACCGAGGCCGAGATCCACCGGGTCGCTAATGCGGTTAACAGCTTCCTTGCCACGGCCGCGTGA
- a CDS encoding radical SAM/SPASM domain-containing protein — translation MTGMTDHVELILDGTKIAWHQDRIDAWERGERIAPITIDMSLTRACNFACHFCYAMLQENERKVIDKKAIFEFLEDCAEIGVKGISLVSDGESTISPVFVDACKYGHELGLSMAVGTNGFVLNRRKLEEVLPSLTYLRVNISAGERKRYAEIMGVKEHWFDRVAENIKAMGEIKREQNLDVTIGMQMVLMPEYHDQIMPLAQLGKELRPDYLVIKHCSDDEDGSLGVDYSGYADLYETLHAAEALSDDTYQVTVKWSKIDTEGTRSYQRCYGAPFMLQMSGSGLVAPCGMLFNERYKKFHIGNITEERFRDIFYSDRYWEVMNYLASPDFNAQKMCGSLCLQHKVNEFLDGYQKGDFELPEMKGEAPMHINFI, via the coding sequence ATGACCGGAATGACAGATCACGTTGAACTGATCCTGGACGGCACCAAGATCGCCTGGCATCAGGATCGTATCGACGCCTGGGAGCGCGGTGAGCGGATCGCGCCGATCACCATCGACATGTCGCTGACCCGCGCCTGCAATTTCGCCTGCCATTTCTGCTACGCGATGCTGCAGGAGAACGAACGCAAGGTGATCGACAAGAAGGCGATCTTCGAGTTTCTCGAAGACTGCGCAGAGATCGGCGTCAAGGGCATCAGCCTGGTTTCGGACGGCGAGAGCACGATTTCGCCCGTCTTCGTAGATGCCTGCAAATACGGGCATGAACTCGGCCTCTCGATGGCCGTCGGCACCAACGGCTTCGTGCTCAACCGGCGCAAGCTGGAAGAGGTCTTGCCGTCGCTGACCTACCTCCGGGTGAACATTTCGGCTGGTGAGCGTAAGCGCTATGCCGAGATCATGGGCGTTAAGGAGCACTGGTTCGACCGGGTTGCGGAAAACATCAAGGCCATGGGCGAGATCAAGCGGGAGCAGAATCTCGATGTGACCATCGGCATGCAGATGGTGCTGATGCCTGAATATCACGACCAGATCATGCCTCTCGCCCAACTCGGCAAAGAGCTGCGGCCGGACTATCTGGTGATCAAACATTGCAGCGACGACGAGGATGGCTCCCTCGGCGTCGATTACAGCGGCTATGCCGACCTCTATGAGACCCTGCATGCAGCCGAGGCGCTTTCCGACGACACCTACCAGGTGACGGTAAAGTGGTCGAAAATCGATACCGAAGGCACGCGTAGCTATCAGCGCTGTTACGGCGCGCCGTTCATGTTGCAAATGTCCGGCTCCGGCCTGGTCGCCCCGTGCGGCATGCTGTTCAACGAGCGCTACAAGAAGTTCCACATCGGCAATATCACCGAGGAACGGTTCCGAGACATCTTTTACAGCGACCGGTACTGGGAAGTGATGAACTACCTCGCCAGCCCGGATTTCAACGCCCAGAAGATGTGCGGCAGCCTGTGCCTTCAGCACAAGGTGAACGAGTTCCTCGACGGCTACCAGAAAGGCGATTTCGAGCTGCCGGAAATGAAGGGCGAGGCGCCGATGCATATCAACTTCATCTGA
- a CDS encoding thiamine pyrophosphate-dependent dehydrogenase E1 component subunit alpha: MADAGNDYRLRCLKQMLRIRLVEETIAERYAEQEMRCPVHLSIGQEASAVGVCDALLSDDRLFSSHRSHAHYLAKGGNLKAMMAEIYGKRDGCIGGRGGSMHLMDPDVGMMASIPIVASSIPLATGTALSDKFDKNGKVTISFLGDACLEEGVFHESANFAKLRGLPIVYVCENNLYSVYTKLADRQPDRPLTDIPAAHGIAHRHVDGNDLEAVREAALWAVETARSGNPTFLQLDTYRWREHCGPNYDNHIGYRTEEEFQTWRLQDPLERYRKALEESGTLGPASFADLEKNTQAEVNDAFAFAITSPLPEPTEALAHVYA; encoded by the coding sequence ATGGCCGACGCCGGGAACGATTACAGGCTGCGTTGCCTGAAACAGATGCTGCGCATCCGTCTGGTCGAGGAGACCATCGCGGAACGCTATGCCGAACAGGAAATGCGCTGCCCGGTGCATCTTTCCATCGGTCAGGAAGCCTCCGCCGTCGGCGTGTGCGATGCCCTGCTATCCGATGATCGGCTCTTCAGCAGCCACCGCTCCCACGCGCACTATCTTGCCAAGGGCGGGAACCTGAAGGCGATGATGGCCGAGATCTACGGCAAACGGGACGGCTGCATTGGTGGCCGTGGCGGGTCCATGCATCTGATGGACCCGGATGTTGGCATGATGGCCAGCATTCCCATCGTCGCAAGCTCGATCCCCTTGGCCACCGGCACGGCCCTGTCGGACAAATTCGATAAGAACGGCAAGGTCACGATCTCTTTCCTTGGCGATGCCTGCCTTGAGGAAGGCGTGTTCCATGAGTCCGCCAATTTCGCCAAGCTGCGCGGCCTGCCAATCGTCTATGTCTGCGAAAACAATCTCTATTCGGTCTATACCAAGCTGGCAGACCGACAGCCGGACCGACCGCTGACCGACATTCCGGCCGCGCACGGAATCGCGCACCGGCATGTCGACGGCAACGACCTTGAGGCTGTTCGCGAAGCCGCACTCTGGGCCGTCGAGACCGCACGCTCCGGAAACCCGACATTCCTGCAACTCGACACCTACCGGTGGCGGGAACATTGCGGGCCGAACTACGACAATCATATCGGCTACCGGACCGAAGAAGAATTTCAGACCTGGCGCCTCCAGGACCCACTGGAACGCTATCGCAAGGCGCTTGAAGAGAGCGGGACGCTCGGTCCGGCCAGCTTTGCGGATCTTGAGAAAAACACTCAGGCAGAGGTGAACGACGCGTTTGCTTTTGCCATCACCTCCCCGCTGCCGGAACCGACCGAGGCCCTCGCCCATGTCTATGCCTGA
- a CDS encoding alpha-ketoacid dehydrogenase subunit beta, with protein sequence MSMPEATSAPDAPVINMGTAIRDGLLEAARRDPSVIFFGEGVEDPAALFGTLKDIGKHIGHDRMIEMPIAENGLIGIAIGAAMAGKRPVVSLQRVEFALLALEQILNNAAKAHYVSNGRHNVPLVLRMIVGRGWGQGPEHSQSMEAIFAHVPGLKVIMPAFAEDAKGMIAAAVEDDNPVVVIEHRWSHYTTSPVAEGYLHRPLDGPRTVRKGDGLTIVATSYMTLEAVRAADKLAEAGYPVEVLDLRVIRPLNLDPIVESVARTRRLMTVDTGFRMFGIGAEIASEVTSRCFDLLDAAPVRLGLPDHPTPSSRGLVKGFYPDAARIARTAAEMMGLDDTRISAMEEEILADRKDLPLDVPDPFFKGPF encoded by the coding sequence ATGTCTATGCCTGAAGCAACCAGTGCACCGGACGCACCGGTGATCAATATGGGCACCGCCATCCGCGACGGCCTGCTTGAAGCGGCTCGGCGCGATCCGTCGGTCATCTTCTTCGGTGAAGGGGTCGAGGACCCTGCCGCCCTGTTCGGCACACTGAAGGATATCGGCAAGCATATCGGCCATGACCGGATGATCGAGATGCCCATCGCCGAGAACGGGCTGATCGGCATCGCCATCGGCGCTGCCATGGCCGGCAAGCGACCGGTGGTCAGTCTGCAACGTGTCGAGTTCGCCCTGCTGGCGCTGGAGCAGATCCTGAACAATGCCGCCAAGGCCCACTATGTCAGCAATGGCCGCCACAACGTGCCGCTCGTCCTGCGCATGATTGTCGGGCGCGGCTGGGGTCAGGGACCGGAACATTCGCAAAGCATGGAAGCGATCTTCGCCCATGTGCCCGGCCTGAAAGTCATCATGCCAGCCTTTGCCGAAGACGCGAAAGGCATGATCGCCGCCGCCGTCGAGGACGACAACCCGGTGGTCGTGATCGAGCACCGCTGGTCGCACTACACCACAAGCCCGGTTGCGGAAGGCTATCTCCACCGTCCACTCGATGGCCCCCGCACCGTGCGCAAGGGTGACGGGCTGACCATCGTTGCGACCTCATACATGACGCTGGAAGCCGTCCGCGCGGCCGACAAGCTGGCGGAAGCCGGATACCCGGTCGAGGTGCTCGACCTGCGCGTGATCCGGCCGCTCAATCTCGATCCGATTGTCGAGAGTGTGGCCCGTACCAGGCGACTTATGACAGTCGATACCGGGTTCCGGATGTTCGGTATCGGCGCCGAAATCGCCTCCGAGGTGACAAGCCGCTGTTTCGACCTTCTCGACGCGGCACCGGTCCGCCTCGGTCTGCCGGATCATCCGACACCAAGCTCGCGCGGGCTGGTCAAGGGCTTCTACCCGGATGCCGCCCGCATCGCACGCACCGCGGCCGAGATGATGGGGCTGGACGACACCAGGATCTCTGCCATGGAGGAAGAGATCCTGGCCGACCGTAAGGATCTCCCGCTCGACGTGCCTGATCCTTTCTTCAAGGGGCCATTCTGA
- a CDS encoding DegT/DnrJ/EryC1/StrS family aminotransferase — protein sequence MASEADGTANQPKQVRYSPLEQQFADVDKIFDELRALVRSTDFTLGKVVGEFEEMFAVAAGSKYAIGVGSGTDALKIPLKALGVGPGDEVITAANTFYATAGAIAETGARIVFVDCDDTFGIDPDQIEAAITPGTKAIMPVHLAGDMANMTRITEIAEKYGLPVVEDACQSLLATEAGRPAGTWGIAGGFSMHPLKIINVWGDAGVIITDDPEMDRMCRLLRNHGLRNRDEMEILGYNTRLDSVQAVVGKWIVAKVEEIVSGRIKAAEHYDAAFADVPEITLPVRRAAKGPEERSVYLNYVVYAERRDELLAHCHAHRVDAKVHYPIPLYKQDALRHLGYPDGAFPVTDRHAETIISFPADQHLSTAELDYLIGVVRDFYGR from the coding sequence ATGGCCTCTGAGGCGGACGGAACCGCCAACCAGCCCAAGCAGGTCCGTTACTCGCCCCTGGAGCAGCAATTCGCCGACGTCGATAAGATCTTCGACGAGCTGCGCGCGCTGGTCCGCTCGACAGACTTTACACTCGGTAAGGTCGTCGGCGAGTTCGAGGAGATGTTCGCGGTGGCCGCTGGGTCGAAATACGCCATCGGTGTCGGCTCCGGCACGGATGCTCTCAAGATACCGCTCAAGGCGCTCGGCGTTGGGCCCGGCGACGAAGTCATTACTGCCGCCAATACCTTCTACGCCACCGCTGGCGCTATCGCGGAGACCGGAGCGCGGATCGTCTTTGTCGATTGCGACGACACATTCGGGATCGACCCCGACCAGATCGAGGCTGCGATTACGCCAGGCACCAAAGCGATCATGCCCGTTCACCTGGCCGGCGACATGGCGAACATGACCCGGATCACGGAGATCGCCGAAAAATACGGCCTGCCCGTCGTTGAGGATGCCTGTCAGAGCCTGCTGGCAACGGAGGCCGGACGCCCCGCCGGTACCTGGGGCATCGCTGGCGGGTTCTCCATGCACCCTCTCAAGATCATCAATGTCTGGGGTGATGCCGGTGTGATCATCACCGACGACCCCGAGATGGACCGGATGTGCCGTCTCTTGCGCAATCACGGCCTGCGCAATCGCGATGAGATGGAAATCCTCGGCTACAACACTCGCCTCGATTCCGTGCAGGCGGTGGTCGGCAAATGGATCGTCGCCAAGGTTGAGGAGATCGTCTCCGGCAGGATCAAGGCAGCCGAGCACTACGATGCGGCCTTCGCGGATGTTCCTGAGATCACGCTTCCCGTCCGGCGCGCCGCAAAAGGCCCGGAAGAACGCTCCGTCTATCTGAACTATGTGGTTTACGCCGAACGGCGGGATGAATTACTCGCCCACTGTCACGCGCACCGGGTGGACGCCAAAGTGCATTACCCGATCCCGCTCTACAAACAGGATGCCCTGCGCCATCTCGGCTATCCGGACGGAGCCTTTCCGGTAACCGACCGACATGCGGAAACGATCATCAGCTTCCCGGCGGACCAGCATCTTTCAACGGCTGAACTGGATTATCTTATCGGTGTGGTTAGGGACTTTTACGGGCGTTAG
- a CDS encoding lysylphosphatidylglycerol synthase transmembrane domain-containing protein has product MTTKAKLFLKVAVSCVLIGSLIYQVDLSRLLSAALSPSLPLLACVVGIVIAQFFVGACRWFLLIRGTGVPLSPWQAFRILLAGMFFNQALPGSLSADTVRIWLVSRHGLPLSRAASTVLLDRTAGLVSILTLLIVTSVTVAKVAPDPNLSSVAILVVGGALVLLAMGLSSADWIADMIEDHRFGGALAAMLRDSRVLWRAGYQSAIVIGLSYLLHVISAFGLWVVFQSISVEVDFLMVLGALPLVILGTLLPISIGGWGVREGLMVGIFAMTGMPLEHALAASILWGLSVVVAASLGGLLWVLSRPVAERTENLTEAAGGPAS; this is encoded by the coding sequence TTGACGACAAAAGCGAAACTTTTCCTGAAAGTTGCTGTTAGTTGCGTCCTGATTGGATCTTTGATCTATCAGGTGGATCTTTCGCGCCTGCTTTCCGCAGCGCTATCGCCGTCTCTTCCGCTGCTGGCCTGCGTCGTCGGGATTGTTATCGCGCAGTTCTTTGTTGGCGCCTGTCGCTGGTTTCTGCTGATCCGGGGGACTGGTGTACCTCTGTCGCCCTGGCAGGCATTTCGCATTCTGCTGGCGGGAATGTTCTTCAATCAGGCGCTCCCGGGATCTCTTAGTGCAGACACGGTCCGTATCTGGCTTGTCAGTCGGCATGGCCTCCCGCTGTCTCGCGCGGCAAGTACAGTGCTTTTGGACCGCACGGCGGGCCTTGTGTCCATTCTGACGCTTCTGATTGTGACCAGCGTGACAGTCGCGAAGGTCGCACCAGACCCCAATCTCAGTTCCGTAGCGATCCTTGTCGTCGGTGGCGCGCTTGTCTTGTTGGCGATGGGGCTATCCAGCGCGGACTGGATCGCGGACATGATCGAAGATCACCGGTTCGGTGGGGCTTTGGCCGCCATGCTCCGGGATTCCCGCGTGCTCTGGCGGGCGGGATATCAATCCGCCATCGTTATCGGTCTAAGCTACCTGCTGCATGTCATCAGCGCATTCGGGCTTTGGGTCGTGTTCCAGTCGATTTCGGTCGAGGTTGATTTCCTGATGGTGCTTGGTGCTTTGCCTCTGGTGATCCTTGGCACTTTGCTGCCGATCTCCATAGGTGGCTGGGGTGTGCGGGAAGGGCTCATGGTCGGGATCTTCGCGATGACCGGCATGCCGCTGGAACATGCGCTCGCAGCGTCTATCCTATGGGGACTGTCGGTGGTTGTCGCAGCAAGTCTTGGCGGGTTGCTCTGGGTACTGAGCCGTCCGGTTGCGGAGCGCACCGAGAATTTGACCGAGGCTGCGGGCGGCCCGGCCAGCTAA
- a CDS encoding GNAT family N-acetyltransferase: protein MASQVKQPFDSSLLGGPVYRLEITSESELQDICDLVPDDAILVSVRLPEAWAHPSKESGFREIETLVQLERYFIEEDHQPSSTNIRLSNPGDGEFCATIAEAVFRSDRYHADPMVSEKIASRVKAAWARNEVNGRTDKTFVWEEDGEIAGFNGCLLQNRIMTVDLIAVSQAHQGRGIGAALIKAAFSHYAGLADCALIATQDSNTGALALYRKLGFVETARFRTFHYVPDPIGF, encoded by the coding sequence ATGGCAAGTCAGGTGAAACAGCCCTTCGACAGCTCCCTTCTCGGCGGCCCTGTCTATCGCCTGGAAATCACAAGCGAGTCCGAGCTCCAGGATATATGTGATCTGGTGCCGGACGATGCGATTCTGGTATCCGTTCGACTGCCGGAAGCTTGGGCCCATCCATCAAAGGAGAGCGGTTTCCGGGAGATCGAGACGCTCGTCCAGCTCGAGCGATATTTCATCGAAGAAGATCACCAGCCCTCTTCCACCAACATCAGGCTTTCAAACCCGGGTGACGGAGAGTTTTGCGCAACTATCGCCGAAGCCGTGTTCCGCTCGGACAGGTATCACGCCGACCCAATGGTCTCGGAGAAGATCGCAAGCCGAGTTAAGGCCGCATGGGCCCGGAATGAAGTCAACGGGCGAACGGACAAGACCTTCGTCTGGGAAGAAGATGGAGAGATTGCAGGCTTCAACGGGTGCCTTCTTCAGAATCGCATCATGACCGTTGACCTGATCGCTGTTTCGCAAGCCCATCAGGGACGGGGTATCGGCGCCGCACTTATAAAAGCAGCCTTTTCCCATTATGCCGGACTGGCTGATTGCGCCCTGATTGCGACCCAGGACAGCAATACCGGCGCGCTCGCGCTATATCGTAAGCTGGGTTTTGTCGAGACTGCCCGTTTCCGGACGTTCCACTATGTGCCGGACCCGATTGGGTTTTAA